One Hordeum vulgare subsp. vulgare chromosome 4H, MorexV3_pseudomolecules_assembly, whole genome shotgun sequence DNA window includes the following coding sequences:
- the LOC123446951 gene encoding membralin-like protein At1g60995 isoform X3: MDPEQTFLRVHARLSGMLSQLLTPRIRLALEYLYLAGAVALFCLLVVMHTNFVQQPGCSSEFTGIEFGEAQLVQIKIISGGLWASKGVPEVKTTGEGSVHHPLSAKESIKAAVAYLSRKWYSRAAIFWRNIKQVSDNTLQLMVRSNWDDFLHLIKDLQLPSMDHLLSTVVKWFEKRSKSFEPTYLYGVEKGYFLLSEVAKNSHGVRTINITISARNPCFGNRWQQLLINSIVGYDTILTNSLVNSPGQGYLYNFQTKELYDLSYGHEPPTGPTRFGDYFVTKCGVLLMSLFVFFTTTMSVSFTLRETQSRMLRFTVQLQHHARHQLPTFQLIFVHVIESLVFVPIMIGILFFLFEFYDDQLLAFLVLTLVWLCELFTMISVRTSISMQFFPRFFLLYFLVFHIYFFSYTYGFSYLAFSATAAFMQHLILYFWNRFEVPALQRFIRSRAHIHQQTGVQITSSTIYTSTLHIARVNVRDPGTINDDIGAAREADPLLAQDEPTRNQQEVGQQLNENAEAAAASPLQYEDQNLEQAGNAPAASGSLNPFGSLLLWLLGGGASDGIVSFFSMFRDVRDHQGQDYADPPRNENEQVT; encoded by the exons ATGGATCCGGAGCAGACGTTCCTGCGGGTGCACGCGCGGCTCTCCGGGATGCTGTCCCAGCTGCTCACCCCGCGGATCCGCCTCGCGCTCGAGTACCTCTACCTCGCCGGCGCCGTCGCGCTCTTCTGCCTGCTCGTCGTCATGCACACCAACTTCGTGCAGCAG CCGGGCTGCTCAAGTGAGTTCACTGGGATTGAATTTGGTGAAGCACAACTTGTCCAAATCAAG ATAATCAGTGGTGGGCTATGGGCCAGCAAAG GGGTACCGGAAGTGAAGACAACCGGAGAGGGTTCTGTACATCATCCTTTATCTGCTAAAGAGTCGATTAAAGCAGCGGTTGCATACTTATCCAGAAAGTGGTACTCTCGTGCGGCCATATTTTGGAGGAACATAAAGCAGGTTTCAGATAATACCCTCCAACTAATG GTCAGATCGAACTGGGATGACTTTCTCCACCTCATTAAGGATCTTCAATTACCAAGCATGGATCATCTTCTTTCGACCGTTG tgaaGTGGTTTGAGAAAAGAAGCAAATCGTTTGAGCCTACGTATTTATATGGCGTGGAGAAG GGATATTTCTTACTTTCTGAAGTAGCCAAAAATAGTCATGGTGTCCGAACTATAAACATCACGATTTCTGCTCGAAATCCTTGCTTTGGGAACAG GTGGCAGCAGCTTTTGATAAACAGCATTGTTGGTTATGATACTATACTTACAAACAGCTTAGTGAATTCTCCTGGTCAGG GTTATCTATATAACTTTCAGACAAAGGAGCTTTATGATCTTAGTTATGGTCATGAACCGCCGACAGGTCCTACAAGATTCGGAG ATTACTTTGTGACGAAATGTGGTGTCCTTCTAATGTCACTCTTTGTATTCTTCACAACCACCATGTCTGTTTCATTTACCCTGAGGGAAACACAGTCCCGCATGCTTAGGTTCACAG TGCAGCTTCAACACCATGCACGCCACCAGCTGCCCACATTTCAACTGATATTTGTGCATGTCATCGAATCACTGGTTTTTGTTCCG ATCATGATTGGGATCCTCTTTTTTCTGTTTGAGTTCTACGATGACCAGCTGCTCGCATTTCTTGTTCTGACTCTTGTGTGGTTATGTGAGCTGTTCACTATGATCAG TGTTCGCACATCTATATCAATGCAGTTCTTTCCGCGCTTTTTCTTGTTGTATTTCCTGGTTTTCCACATCTACTTCTTCTCATACACCTACG GCTTCTCGTACCTGGCTTTCTCTGCTACGGCAGCGTTCATGCAGCATCTAATCCTGTACTTTTGGAATCGTTTTGAG GTGCCAGCCCTCCAGAGATTCATCAGGAGCCGAGCTCACATTCACCAACAGACCGGCGTCCAGATCACATCCTCTACCATTTACACTTCGACACTACATATCGCGAGGGTAAACGTAAGAGACCCCGGCACGATAAATGACGACATTGGCGCAGCCCGTGAAGCAGATCCCCTGCTGGCCCAGGACGAGCCCACGAGGAACCAACAAGAGGTGGGGCAGCAGCTCAACGAAAACGCCGAGGCAGCAGCCGCCAGCCCTCTCCAGTACGAAGATCAAAACCTTGAGCAAGCCGGCAATGCCCCCGCAGCCTCGGGCTCCTTGAACCCGTTCGGTTCCCTCTTGCTATGGTTGTTAGGAGGCGGCGCTTCTGACGGCATAGTTTCTTTCTTCTCCATGTTCAGGGACGTTCGCGACCACCAAGGTCAGGACTACGCCGACCCGCCCAGAAACGAGAACGAGCAGGTGACATAG
- the LOC123446951 gene encoding membralin-like protein At1g60995 isoform X1 yields the protein MDPEQTFLRVHARLSGMLSQLLTPRIRLALEYLYLAGAVALFCLLVVMHTNFVQQPGCSSEFTGIEFGEAQLVQIKIISGGLWASKGASYIMDLQNLGRSAEKILEVNGDKFNVLASKFLSTWVGPGARRSKIMFRTWNEDKEFEPQSENAADAIVTAIIPGVPEVKTTGEGSVHHPLSAKESIKAAVAYLSRKWYSRAAIFWRNIKQVSDNTLQLMVRSNWDDFLHLIKDLQLPSMDHLLSTVVKWFEKRSKSFEPTYLYGVEKGYFLLSEVAKNSHGVRTINITISARNPCFGNRWQQLLINSIVGYDTILTNSLVNSPGQGYLYNFQTKELYDLSYGHEPPTGPTRFGDYFVTKCGVLLMSLFVFFTTTMSVSFTLRETQSRMLRFTVQLQHHARHQLPTFQLIFVHVIESLVFVPIMIGILFFLFEFYDDQLLAFLVLTLVWLCELFTMISVRTSISMQFFPRFFLLYFLVFHIYFFSYTYGFSYLAFSATAAFMQHLILYFWNRFEVPALQRFIRSRAHIHQQTGVQITSSTIYTSTLHIARVNVRDPGTINDDIGAAREADPLLAQDEPTRNQQEVGQQLNENAEAAAASPLQYEDQNLEQAGNAPAASGSLNPFGSLLLWLLGGGASDGIVSFFSMFRDVRDHQGQDYADPPRNENEQVT from the exons ATGGATCCGGAGCAGACGTTCCTGCGGGTGCACGCGCGGCTCTCCGGGATGCTGTCCCAGCTGCTCACCCCGCGGATCCGCCTCGCGCTCGAGTACCTCTACCTCGCCGGCGCCGTCGCGCTCTTCTGCCTGCTCGTCGTCATGCACACCAACTTCGTGCAGCAG CCGGGCTGCTCAAGTGAGTTCACTGGGATTGAATTTGGTGAAGCACAACTTGTCCAAATCAAG ATAATCAGTGGTGGGCTATGGGCCAGCAAAGGTGCGTCTTATATTATGGATCTCCAGAACCTGGGGCGTTCAGCTGAGAAAATTCTAGAGGTTAATGGTGATAAGTTCAATGTTTTGGCATCTAAGTTTTTGTCAACTTGGGTTGGTCCTGGAGCTAGAAGGAGTAAGATTATGTTTCGAACTTGGAATGAagacaaagaatttgaaccacaGTCAGAGAATGCAGCTGACGCAATTGTTACTGCAATCATTCCAGGGGTACCGGAAGTGAAGACAACCGGAGAGGGTTCTGTACATCATCCTTTATCTGCTAAAGAGTCGATTAAAGCAGCGGTTGCATACTTATCCAGAAAGTGGTACTCTCGTGCGGCCATATTTTGGAGGAACATAAAGCAGGTTTCAGATAATACCCTCCAACTAATG GTCAGATCGAACTGGGATGACTTTCTCCACCTCATTAAGGATCTTCAATTACCAAGCATGGATCATCTTCTTTCGACCGTTG tgaaGTGGTTTGAGAAAAGAAGCAAATCGTTTGAGCCTACGTATTTATATGGCGTGGAGAAG GGATATTTCTTACTTTCTGAAGTAGCCAAAAATAGTCATGGTGTCCGAACTATAAACATCACGATTTCTGCTCGAAATCCTTGCTTTGGGAACAG GTGGCAGCAGCTTTTGATAAACAGCATTGTTGGTTATGATACTATACTTACAAACAGCTTAGTGAATTCTCCTGGTCAGG GTTATCTATATAACTTTCAGACAAAGGAGCTTTATGATCTTAGTTATGGTCATGAACCGCCGACAGGTCCTACAAGATTCGGAG ATTACTTTGTGACGAAATGTGGTGTCCTTCTAATGTCACTCTTTGTATTCTTCACAACCACCATGTCTGTTTCATTTACCCTGAGGGAAACACAGTCCCGCATGCTTAGGTTCACAG TGCAGCTTCAACACCATGCACGCCACCAGCTGCCCACATTTCAACTGATATTTGTGCATGTCATCGAATCACTGGTTTTTGTTCCG ATCATGATTGGGATCCTCTTTTTTCTGTTTGAGTTCTACGATGACCAGCTGCTCGCATTTCTTGTTCTGACTCTTGTGTGGTTATGTGAGCTGTTCACTATGATCAG TGTTCGCACATCTATATCAATGCAGTTCTTTCCGCGCTTTTTCTTGTTGTATTTCCTGGTTTTCCACATCTACTTCTTCTCATACACCTACG GCTTCTCGTACCTGGCTTTCTCTGCTACGGCAGCGTTCATGCAGCATCTAATCCTGTACTTTTGGAATCGTTTTGAG GTGCCAGCCCTCCAGAGATTCATCAGGAGCCGAGCTCACATTCACCAACAGACCGGCGTCCAGATCACATCCTCTACCATTTACACTTCGACACTACATATCGCGAGGGTAAACGTAAGAGACCCCGGCACGATAAATGACGACATTGGCGCAGCCCGTGAAGCAGATCCCCTGCTGGCCCAGGACGAGCCCACGAGGAACCAACAAGAGGTGGGGCAGCAGCTCAACGAAAACGCCGAGGCAGCAGCCGCCAGCCCTCTCCAGTACGAAGATCAAAACCTTGAGCAAGCCGGCAATGCCCCCGCAGCCTCGGGCTCCTTGAACCCGTTCGGTTCCCTCTTGCTATGGTTGTTAGGAGGCGGCGCTTCTGACGGCATAGTTTCTTTCTTCTCCATGTTCAGGGACGTTCGCGACCACCAAGGTCAGGACTACGCCGACCCGCCCAGAAACGAGAACGAGCAGGTGACATAG
- the LOC123446951 gene encoding membralin-like protein At1g60995 isoform X2, producing the protein MDPEQTFLRVHARLSGMLSQLLTPRIRLALEYLYLAGAVALFCLLVVMHTNFVQQPGCSSEFTGIEFGEAQLVQIKIISGGLWASKGASYIMDLQNLGRSAEKILEVNGDKFNVLASKFLSTWVGPGARRRVPEVKTTGEGSVHHPLSAKESIKAAVAYLSRKWYSRAAIFWRNIKQVSDNTLQLMVRSNWDDFLHLIKDLQLPSMDHLLSTVVKWFEKRSKSFEPTYLYGVEKGYFLLSEVAKNSHGVRTINITISARNPCFGNRWQQLLINSIVGYDTILTNSLVNSPGQGYLYNFQTKELYDLSYGHEPPTGPTRFGDYFVTKCGVLLMSLFVFFTTTMSVSFTLRETQSRMLRFTVQLQHHARHQLPTFQLIFVHVIESLVFVPIMIGILFFLFEFYDDQLLAFLVLTLVWLCELFTMISVRTSISMQFFPRFFLLYFLVFHIYFFSYTYGFSYLAFSATAAFMQHLILYFWNRFEVPALQRFIRSRAHIHQQTGVQITSSTIYTSTLHIARVNVRDPGTINDDIGAAREADPLLAQDEPTRNQQEVGQQLNENAEAAAASPLQYEDQNLEQAGNAPAASGSLNPFGSLLLWLLGGGASDGIVSFFSMFRDVRDHQGQDYADPPRNENEQVT; encoded by the exons ATGGATCCGGAGCAGACGTTCCTGCGGGTGCACGCGCGGCTCTCCGGGATGCTGTCCCAGCTGCTCACCCCGCGGATCCGCCTCGCGCTCGAGTACCTCTACCTCGCCGGCGCCGTCGCGCTCTTCTGCCTGCTCGTCGTCATGCACACCAACTTCGTGCAGCAG CCGGGCTGCTCAAGTGAGTTCACTGGGATTGAATTTGGTGAAGCACAACTTGTCCAAATCAAG ATAATCAGTGGTGGGCTATGGGCCAGCAAAGGTGCGTCTTATATTATGGATCTCCAGAACCTGGGGCGTTCAGCTGAGAAAATTCTAGAGGTTAATGGTGATAAGTTCAATGTTTTGGCATCTAAGTTTTTGTCAACTTGGGTTGGTCCTGGAGCTAGAAGGA GGGTACCGGAAGTGAAGACAACCGGAGAGGGTTCTGTACATCATCCTTTATCTGCTAAAGAGTCGATTAAAGCAGCGGTTGCATACTTATCCAGAAAGTGGTACTCTCGTGCGGCCATATTTTGGAGGAACATAAAGCAGGTTTCAGATAATACCCTCCAACTAATG GTCAGATCGAACTGGGATGACTTTCTCCACCTCATTAAGGATCTTCAATTACCAAGCATGGATCATCTTCTTTCGACCGTTG tgaaGTGGTTTGAGAAAAGAAGCAAATCGTTTGAGCCTACGTATTTATATGGCGTGGAGAAG GGATATTTCTTACTTTCTGAAGTAGCCAAAAATAGTCATGGTGTCCGAACTATAAACATCACGATTTCTGCTCGAAATCCTTGCTTTGGGAACAG GTGGCAGCAGCTTTTGATAAACAGCATTGTTGGTTATGATACTATACTTACAAACAGCTTAGTGAATTCTCCTGGTCAGG GTTATCTATATAACTTTCAGACAAAGGAGCTTTATGATCTTAGTTATGGTCATGAACCGCCGACAGGTCCTACAAGATTCGGAG ATTACTTTGTGACGAAATGTGGTGTCCTTCTAATGTCACTCTTTGTATTCTTCACAACCACCATGTCTGTTTCATTTACCCTGAGGGAAACACAGTCCCGCATGCTTAGGTTCACAG TGCAGCTTCAACACCATGCACGCCACCAGCTGCCCACATTTCAACTGATATTTGTGCATGTCATCGAATCACTGGTTTTTGTTCCG ATCATGATTGGGATCCTCTTTTTTCTGTTTGAGTTCTACGATGACCAGCTGCTCGCATTTCTTGTTCTGACTCTTGTGTGGTTATGTGAGCTGTTCACTATGATCAG TGTTCGCACATCTATATCAATGCAGTTCTTTCCGCGCTTTTTCTTGTTGTATTTCCTGGTTTTCCACATCTACTTCTTCTCATACACCTACG GCTTCTCGTACCTGGCTTTCTCTGCTACGGCAGCGTTCATGCAGCATCTAATCCTGTACTTTTGGAATCGTTTTGAG GTGCCAGCCCTCCAGAGATTCATCAGGAGCCGAGCTCACATTCACCAACAGACCGGCGTCCAGATCACATCCTCTACCATTTACACTTCGACACTACATATCGCGAGGGTAAACGTAAGAGACCCCGGCACGATAAATGACGACATTGGCGCAGCCCGTGAAGCAGATCCCCTGCTGGCCCAGGACGAGCCCACGAGGAACCAACAAGAGGTGGGGCAGCAGCTCAACGAAAACGCCGAGGCAGCAGCCGCCAGCCCTCTCCAGTACGAAGATCAAAACCTTGAGCAAGCCGGCAATGCCCCCGCAGCCTCGGGCTCCTTGAACCCGTTCGGTTCCCTCTTGCTATGGTTGTTAGGAGGCGGCGCTTCTGACGGCATAGTTTCTTTCTTCTCCATGTTCAGGGACGTTCGCGACCACCAAGGTCAGGACTACGCCGACCCGCCCAGAAACGAGAACGAGCAGGTGACATAG